The Deltaproteobacteria bacterium genome includes the window GGGATCACTCAACAAGGCGCGACCTATCCCGACCAAATCAAATTCACCGCGGTCAAAACGCTCGACCAGCGCATCGACACTTTGGGGGGTGGAGCTTTCCCCCTGAAATCCGCGAATAAAATCACCAGACAGCCCGACCGATCCAACCGTGATGGTAGCCTTGCCTGTTAGCTTCTTGGCCCAGCCGGCAAAATTGAGGTCTGAGCCAGCGAACTCCGCTTCCCAAAAGCGTCGCTGCGAGCAGTGGAATATGTCGACGCCAGCATCGGCCAGGGGCTGTAGCCAGGCAGCCATTTCATCCGGAGTCGCCGCTAGTTTAAAATCGTAAGCGCCCTGCTTCCATTGTGACAGCCGCAATATAATCACTAAATCATCACCTACGGCGCGTCTCACCGCACGTACAATATCAGCGGCAAACCGTGTACGCTCGCGCAAACTAACACCGCCAAATCGGTCTTGACGCCGATTAGTGGTGGCCCAAAAGAATTGGTCGATCAAATAGCCATGGGCTCCGTGCAACTCCAGACAATCAAAGCCAAGACGTTTGGCCCGACTAGCAGCCTCAGCAAAAGCGGCAATAACTGCCTCGATATCATCTACACTCATGACATGGCCTGTTAAGATCCCGTCCTTATTCAGACCGCTCGGCCCCTCAAAAGGCGCAGTTGGTAGCCAACCCGACTTATGGGGAGCCACGACACCCATATGCCACAGTTGCGGCGCTATGACGCCACCCGCTTGATGCACAGCAGCAACGACCTGTTGCCAGCCCGCTAGCGCCGCGTCCCCGTAAAAGTGGGGCACACGCGCATCGTTGGACGATGCAGGCCTATCCACCACGGTACCCTCAGCTATGATAAGACCGACGCCACCAGCCGCGCGACGCGCATAATAGTCTGCGACTTCGGCCGAAGGTACTCCCTCGGGAGACTGTGATCTAGTCATGGGAGCCATCACAAAGCGGTTGGCGAGGTGCAGTTTTTTCAGCTGAAATGGACTAAATAGGCTCTGAATACTCATACGCGGCTCACTGCACAGAAGAGGTGGACACAAGTCGAGCGAGTAGTGCGACGTCGCTCATGGCGAGCCGCCCGCTGCGCCACTCAGGATTGCAGTAGTTCATCACGGAGTCAAACGATGTCGGCACCACGGCGCTCGTGTCAGCATGCTCGGCAATTTGGATGCCATCACAGGTAGCCACTCCTTCCGTGTCGGGCACCACCGTATCGGCCAGTCCCATCACATGGCCAAACTCATGAACGCTAATACCCTCTATACATTCCCGGCGTTTAGCTTTGCAGCTGCGACTCCAGTTTTTGAACGTAAAATTGAGAACGATACCGTGATCGATCTGATTGAGAGCCACACCGACTCCCTTGGTGTGGGCACTCTGGTCGGCAATGGTGATCCGCAGGTTTGCTTCCGGCATCGACTCGCAATCCCCCCAGCTCACAACGCGCAGCAGTTCACGGCTCCCGTATTCACGGGCTATGGCATCCATAACCCACTGCTTCTCCTCGGTGAATTCAGGGGTCGCCCAGCAGACTTTGAGACCCATACGGACGTCTACAGGCCAGGGCGCAGCAGCGGCTCGGGAGCTAGATAGACTCAGGATCAGACCGAGCAAACAAGCAAAAAGGCAATGTATCTTAGACATTTAGGCCTCACTTGCGCGACAAATTTGGTAGGCTTTTAGGCACAGAAGCGTTTCTATGATTATTTTATTATCATTTTAAAATTAACTTTACAATCATAAACACTTTTAATATAACTAATGTGTGTGGTGCTCCTCGACACCGCATCTTTCCCGGCCAAACCGCGCGCTTTTTGGTACCGACCTGTCTCTGCTTCCGCTGCTTGTCTTCCTCCGGACTTCTCCCTGCTGAACTGAAAGGAAAGTATTTGATGAACCGCACTTGGTTACCCCTCCCGCCCCTTGTGGTCGTCGGGGCGGTGGCGTCCTCTTGCATCCAAGGCAGTATCTCGCAACGAGAACTGCGGCTCAACTCCGACCTAGCAACTCTAAGCATACCTGGCATCCATGGTAACGAGTTGGGTATCGATCGCGTAAACCTTGCTCTCAGTTTCAACGGCCCTTCCAAAAAAACCTACACTAAAGAAAGCACCGATCCCTCGAAACCTGTCTCGGTCAGCGCACCCACTGGCGAATACCTGGTAAACCTCGATTACTTTGCCGGTAATGACAAAGTGCTCAGTACCAGTAACTGCGCGCAACAAACGGTAAAGCTAAATTTGCTCCGTAAAAGCAACGCGGACATAAACGGATTCCCCGTCACTGTCTGCTTCAAGGATCAGATGCCATGGGACCCCAATATCAATTTGGGTAACGACAAGCCGGATCCCAACATTCTCGCTACGAATCAAAAGAAACTGACCTCAACTTTTACCTCGGGCATCAACGTAGCGTGGGTCAACTTCGCCCGCGACGTAGGCACTGGAGCCCCAAATTTAGCTGAGATTAAACGCCAACTCAGTCAGCTAGCGGCATCAGGCGGCACAGTGGCCCGCCTCTGGATCCACACTGATGGCACTACCACACCCGAGTACCAGGGTGATCGCGTCATCGGGCCAGGCACGCATACCATCAAAGATCTCGCCAAGATTCTCGACATAGCCCAGCAACAAAAGGTTCAGATCATGGTGACTCTTTGGTCATTCGACATGATTCGGGCTGAACTCAAGCAAAAAGATCCTGCTAAAGTTGCCGCTAATCGACTCATGGTCACGAAACAAAGCTATTTGCGTGATTACACGGAACGGGCTCTTGCACCGATCGTCTATGCCTTACGCGACCACCCAGCGCTGCACTCTTGGGATATCTGTAACGAGCCTGAGGGTATGACAACAGCCGAGAACTGGGGAAACATTGCAGCAGGTGACCACGTCGAGCTCAAGGACGTCCAAGTCTTCGTCAACCGCATTGCTGGTAAAATCCATCGGATTGCACCAAAAAATCTCGTAACTGTCGGTGCTGTTTCGTTTAAGTACCTAAACAAGAACCAGGCCAATGGAAACATCTACACAGACCAAGCCCTGATCAAGGCTGGCGGCGACCCCATGGGCTACCTCGATTATTATCAAGTGCATCACTATGCCAACAAAGGCAAAGAGAACAGCCCATTTCAAAATCCAGCGAGTGCCTTCAGCTTAGACAAACCAATTTTTGTTGGTGAATTTG containing:
- a CDS encoding NADH:flavin oxidoreductase, with the translated sequence MSIQSLFSPFQLKKLHLANRFVMAPMTRSQSPEGVPSAEVADYYARRAAGGVGLIIAEGTVVDRPASSNDARVPHFYGDAALAGWQQVVAAVHQAGGVIAPQLWHMGVVAPHKSGWLPTAPFEGPSGLNKDGILTGHVMSVDDIEAVIAAFAEAASRAKRLGFDCLELHGAHGYLIDQFFWATTNRRQDRFGGVSLRERTRFAADIVRAVRRAVGDDLVIILRLSQWKQGAYDFKLAATPDEMAAWLQPLADAGVDIFHCSQRRFWEAEFAGSDLNFAGWAKKLTGKATITVGSVGLSGDFIRGFQGESSTPQSVDALVERFDRGEFDLVGIGRALLSDPQWISKLKRGDHGAMRGFKPEDLATLS
- a CDS encoding glycoside hydrolase family 5 protein, yielding MNRTWLPLPPLVVVGAVASSCIQGSISQRELRLNSDLATLSIPGIHGNELGIDRVNLALSFNGPSKKTYTKESTDPSKPVSVSAPTGEYLVNLDYFAGNDKVLSTSNCAQQTVKLNLLRKSNADINGFPVTVCFKDQMPWDPNINLGNDKPDPNILATNQKKLTSTFTSGINVAWVNFARDVGTGAPNLAEIKRQLSQLAASGGTVARLWIHTDGTTTPEYQGDRVIGPGTHTIKDLAKILDIAQQQKVQIMVTLWSFDMIRAELKQKDPAKVAANRLMVTKQSYLRDYTERALAPIVYALRDHPALHSWDICNEPEGMTTAENWGNIAAGDHVELKDVQVFVNRIAGKIHRIAPKNLVTVGAVSFKYLNKNQANGNIYTDQALIKAGGDPMGYLDYYQVHHYANKGKENSPFQNPASAFSLDKPIFVGEFDMKEYLDFELTSPRLTYAHLKKLGYNGALGWKDTSIQAMPLMLNAMAYLQNPAPSDDDPESCTHFAGGHGKPFFENETLYRKKYADLGADPSEWCIVD